Genomic segment of Myxococcaceae bacterium JPH2:
AGGCGCCACGTCGCCTTGGCGTACTTCTCCAGCCCCAGGTCCACCTCCGCCTCGCCCTCGTCGTTGGTGGTGGTGTCCGCCAGGCGCTCGTTGAACTGCTCCTTCGCCTGGAGCGGATCCCGGAACTGGTAGCCGGGAAACGCGCGGAAGCTGGGGTACGTGGGGCTCAGCACCAGCTCCGAGGCGACGCGACGGCCCGCGGCCGCGATGCCGAAGAGGTTCTTCAGCGTCACGCGGCCCTTGAGGTCCTTGGGCGACACCCAGCCCTCGGCGCGCTCGGCGCTGAAGCGCGTGGTGATGCGCATGCGGTCCGGGAGGAACTCCTCCACGCGCACGTACGTGCTCCCCAGCAGGCTGCCACGGTGGTGATCCTTCACCACGTAGAGGTTCACCTGGTAGTTGCCCGTGGGCGACGTCTCCTCGGTCGAGTAGTCGAGCGTGTCGAGGCCCGCGGCGGACACCACGACCTTCTGCTTGTGCACCTCCAGGCCGCGCGGATCGAGCACCTCCACCTCGAGCGGCACGCCCACCGGAGGGCTGTTCCAGTCCGAGGACTTCACCATCATCCCGACGTGGAACGTGTCACCCGGGCGATACAGCCCTCGGTCCGAGAACATGAACGCGGTGAGGCGATCCGGCGTGCCATTGCTCACGAGCCCGCCGATGTCGAAGCGGCTGAAGTTGAGCTGTCGGTCCCCACGGTCATAGGGCAGGAAGGCGAAGTCATCCCCCTTGCGCGCCAGGTACACCGTGGGCTGCTGCTCGCGCACGAAGTCATTCAAGGAAGGCAGCGCGGCGTGGCCTTGCGCGTCCGTGGTGCCGTTCGCCACGGCGATGCCGTTGCGGCCCAGCACGCTGACCGTGACCCCCTCCACAGGAGCGCCCGCGTCCAGGCCCTGCACGAACACGTCATGCGAGCCATCCGCGTTGTCCTTCACCACCAGGCCCAGGTTCGTCACCAGCACCAGACGGTTGTCCTGCTTGCCCATGGCGCGCTTCGCCTCGGGGTCCCAGCTCTCCACGCGGAAGAAGAAGAGGCCACGGCGCGAGGACGAATCGTTCGCCACGCTCAGGTAGGGCGCCAGGTCGAACGCCGCGTACTGCGCCTTGCCTCGGCCCACGCCCTCCAGCGGACGCACCTCCGAGAAGCGCTCGGTCACGTTGTCCTCGCCAAAGGCATAGTTCGAGAACATCGGGTGGGCGAACTGGCCGTAGGACTGGCTCACCAGGTGGTTGATCTGCCCGGGCAGCACGCGGCCGACCTCGAAGCGCAGGGCCGGCACGTCGCGCGCGAGCACCGTCAGCTTCTTCTCCCCCGCGAGGCTGAGCAGCGCGCCCTCGTGCAGGATGCTCACCTCCTGCGGGAACACCGGGACGCGAATCACCGTGTTGAAGTCCTCGGCCAGCACGTAGCCGCCCGCGGACCGGGTCCCCTTCTTCACGCGCACGTACAGGTAGCGCCCCACGTCCGCCTGCACGCGGAAGCTGTGCAGCGTGGCCTGCTCCCGGTCCGTGGGCACCGGATCCAACTTGAGCAGCGCGTCGGGCGTCAGCCACTCCTGCCCGATGAGGCTGGGGCTGCTCCACGCGTAGTTGCGCACGGCCTTCTGCCCGTCCTTGGCTGGGAGGTCCTTCGGCAGCACCCACACGGAGAGGCTCTTGCGCAGCTCCGGCTCGGTGACGCCCGTGGTGAGGTTGAGCACCATCACCTGCTCGGGCTCGAAGCGCTCGTTGCGCACCAGCGCCACGCTGGCGTCGTTCACGTGGAAGTACGTGAACATGCCGGGGACGGACACATCCTGTGTCTGCACCTCGGTCATCGCGGGTCCACCGCGGGCCGCGCGCACGCCCACGTCCATCGTCAGCGCCAGGACGGTGGTGTTCTCAGGGATGGGCATGGGCTCCGAGTGCACGTAGGCCTGCCCCTTCAGCTTGTCGTACGTCACCTGGAAGGGAACACCGGAGCTGCCCCAGCCGAGGAGCCCGCGCTTCTGGTCCTTCGGACGCAGCGACAGGTTGCGCACCAGCGTGGCCGGATCCACCGGATGGCTGAACGTGAGCGTCGCCACCACGTGCTTGTCGGCCGGGTTGCGCGGGTCCTCATAGAAGCGCAGCTCGGAGATGGACGCGGTGAACGGCGCGGACGCGAAGCCCGTCTCGTAGGTCTCCAGCCGCACGTGCTCGGGGAAGAGCGTCTTGTCGAGCACGACCTTGTAGGCCTGTCCGACGGCCCAATCCGACGAGGGCGTGAAGGTGAGGATTTGATCGTTCGCCCAGCGCCACTCACCGGGCATCTCGGGCGTCATGCGGATGCCCGCCGTGACGACCTTGCCCACCTGCTCCAGCCGCGCGACCGAGCCGCCGAACTGGATGGAGATGGCGGCCGGCTGCGCGCGCTCCTCGATGGGCGTGGGCGACGGGCTGGTGCACGACACCGAGTAGGTCACCGGCTTGGGCCGGTTCTGGTACCACGTGTAGCCCGCGTTGCCCGCGACGAGCAGCGCCACCAGCACCCCGAGCCCGAGCACCAGGCGCTTGGGATTGCGCCGCAACCACCCCGCGCCCGCCACCACGCGGCGGCCCAGGCCCGCGGCCCAAGGAGGTGGGTTCCAGCTCAGCTCGCCCACCAGGCGGGCGAGACGTCGTGGCCGGCGAGGCGCGGGTTCTGATTCGTTCGAGGACATGGGGTGGGATCCAACGCGGGGGTACGGGTCCGCGAGAAGAGCAAGCGAGAGGCCAGCCTCACGGTCAGGGTCCAAGGCTCGGGAGGCCGCCCGATGCCGGAGGGATGTGGCCAGTCAGCCACGGGCGCGTGCGCTCCGGGCCGCGAGTTCCCCCCTCCTCGCGTGGTCTTCCAGCCGCTCGCGAGCCTACCGCGAGCCCGAGCCGGGCTGCCAGGGCGTGCGGAAGTGGCGATGCCCGCCCGCCTCGTCCGCGGGGATGGGCGCTACGGGCCGGCCCCCATGCGGGGGCGCGACCACGGGAGGCGGAGGGGGAGGCGGATCCGCGCGAAGCGTGAGCACGAGGTAGCCCGTCGCCGCCACGCCCACGCCCACCGCCATGGCGGCCCCGAGGAGGATCCACCGCAGCGCACTCCGCCGAAGAGCAGGCGCAGCCTCCAGGGTCGCCACGGCCGGCGCGGCATGGAGCACCACGACAGGCTCGGTGGCGAGGGGCGCGATCGGCTCGACCGGGAGCACCACGGCTTGCGCGGTGAGGGGTGGCGCGACGGGCGCGGGGTGAAGCGCGACGACCGGCTCAGTAGGGGTGACCGGCGCGGGGTGAAGCGCGACGACCGACTCGGCGGGGAACGTCACGGGCGGCGGAGCGCGCAGCGAGCGCAGGCGGTCCAGCGCGGTGGCGGCCGAGCCGAAGCGCTCCGAGCGGCGCGGCGCGACCAACGTGTGAAGGAACGACCGCAGCGCCGGTGACACCCGGACGTCGGCGTCGAACGCGAGCGTCAGGCGATCATCGAGGAGGTCCGCTGGCGAGCGTCCGCTCAGCGCATGGATGAGCGTAGCCCCCAGCGCGTAGAGGTCGCTGGACGGCTCCACGGTGCCCCCCAGCTGCTCGGGTGGCATGTACCCGAAGGTGCCCACCAACGTGGAGCCATGGGTCACCTCGCGGGCGAGGTGCCGCGCCGAGCCGAAGTCCACCAGCGCCACGCGGCCCCCGGGCCGCAGGATGAGGTTGGCGGGCTTCACGTCACGGTGCAGCAGCGCGGGCCTGCGCTGGTGCAGCGAGTCGAGCGTCTCCAGCACCTGCTCCGCGAGACTCCAGGCCTCGTCCTCGCGCAACGGCTCGCGTTCGAGGCGCTGAAGCAGCGACTCTCCCTCCAGGTACTCCTGCGCCAGATAGAGCCGCGTCCCCACCCCGCTCCCCTCCTGGAAGCTGGCGAGGAACCGAGGGATGTCCGGGTGCGACAGCGAGCGCAGCACGGCCGCTTCCCGCTCGAAGGCGTCCAGTTGCTCGGGGCCAGGGACCAGCGCGAACAGCAGCTCCTTGAGGGCAACGCGCCGGCCCGAGGCATCCACCGCCAGGTACACGCGGCCATGCGGCGACTGCGAGAGGACGCGCTCGACACAATAGCCCCCCGGGGCATCGGCCGCGCCGCAGTGCCCGCACCGAGGCGTCTCGCGCACCGCGCCGCAGGCCACGCAGGGCCGCGCCGCCTCCTGCTCCACCGCAGGTCCCCCCATGCTTCGCTGGCGCTCCACGCATGCCTCCACTCGAAGAATCCACTGTAACGAGTCTTCGCGCGGGGATGCGAACGCCAGGCCAGGGCGCGCCCAGGACGTGAGCGCAGGACCTCCGCTGGGCACAGAACACGGGACAGGCGCTCGGGTCGCGTGGAACGCGCGGGCCGCGCCACGGGATCCTCCCCCACCCTCGCGCGTCAGCGCCCTTCCCCCGGAGTCCCATCGATGAACCCCCGTCCCCTCGCCGTCGTCGTCGCGGTGTCGTCGCTCGCGCTGCTGCAATCCCACGCCACCAGCACGGAGTCGACGAGCCGCTCCCCCGCGCAGAAGGCAGACTATGAGATGACCGTGGACGCGCGTCAGACACCGCGGAGCATCAGCGGCACGCTCACCGGCGCGGCGCTGCGCTACGACGGCTGGCCCAGCGTGAACGGCACGGTGAACTTCGGCTTCAACTGGGGCGCCATCCACGCGGGCTCGCACGTCTATGTGTCCGCCAGCGAGGTCGACAACGCAGGCAACCGCTTCAATGGCGCCGCGACCTACACGGTGCAGAACATCGTGGTGAAGGAAGGGCGCGTGGAGTTCCGGGTGAAGATCGACTGGGGCTCGCCCATCCGCATCTCCACCGACATCCTCACCGTGGACCCCTGAGTCGCCGCGAGGCCCTCAGTCCTGCACGCGCGCGCGCTCCACCAGCGCCTCCAACGTCTCCACGCACGGCTCCTCGCGGACCAGCCCCTCGTCGGCCACGAAGGAGATGACCTCGCCGTCCTGGACCTCCAGGTACGCGAGCACCCCGTCCGCCTTCGACTCGGCCCAGAAGAGTCGCGGGCCCTCGGGCGGCGGGAGCTGCTCCGCGGCGCGCATCGCGAGCGCGCGCTGCGGGGCCTCCGCCAACAACTCGGCGCTGCTCAGGAAGTGGTAGCGCCCCAGCCGCAGTCCATCCACGCCCGCCAGGAAGCGCCGCAACGCGGATGGCAGCGCCCAGCCCCAGCGAGCCTCGATGCTGGCGAGGTTCGCCTCGCTCGCGCCCTTGAAGGGCGTCCGCGTGCCCGAGGGGCGCAGCTTCGCGAGCATCTGCGTCCAGTCCTCGCGAGCCAGTGAGAACACCTGCACGGGGATGCCGGTGAACGGATTGATGACGTCCGTCACTTCAGCGCGCGGCGGCGCGAGCACCTCCGCGGGCCACTCCACCTCGCGGCGTCCGGCCAGCGCCACCCGCTCGTGGTGACGGAAGCGCGAGCGGAAGCGGCGATCCTCTCGCACCGTGTTGAAGTCCACGCCCTCCGGCTTCAGCAGCCCCGCGGTCTCCGCCAGATAGAGATCCAGCCCCGGGTACAGCACGGCCAGGAGCGGCTGATCATCGATGTCCGTGTAGAGCACCGGGTAGTCCCCGGCCGCGTCGGGCTCGGAGGTGAGCACGTAGACCCGCCGCGTGTCGGAGCCTCCCGGCAACAGGAACGCGTGCGACATCGTGGGCACCGCGAAGTACGGCGACCACGCCACGTCACGCGGGCCGGAGGACTCCGAGTCATCCAGCTCCGGAGGCGGTTGGCCGTCCATCTCGGGTGAGGGCTCGCCGTCATATTCGGCGCGGGCGATCTCCTGGAGCGAGCGCGGCGTCCAACGAAAGGTGGGCTCCAGCTCGAACCAACCCCAGTGCGCCAGGAAGCCCGCGTCGAAGGCGAGCCACGTCCGGAGCGAGGGCGGCAGGGGCGCGCCCTGGGGCAAGGTGAGCGACGCGAGCACGTCGGCAGGGAGCGGGCGGAACAGCGGAGCTTCGGGCCGGTAGCGGTCGAAGGTGTCGAGCGCCTTCCAGCCTCGGGCGCGAACGACCTCGATGACCTTTTCGACCCACTTCACGCTCTCCGTGCGCGGCTCGGCCATGGGCGGAAACCTACAACACGGCGCTTCGCCACCTCCAATGGAGACAGGCAAAGGAGCGCTGCTCCGCCGCTGTCGGTCCCAACACATCCGTCACGCGCGAACGCGGCATGCGCGCACACCTTGCTTGACTCACCCCGACCGAGCAGCCAATTAGGCGCCCCGCCACGGAGGCACCATGAGCACCCCGACCGCGCGCGACGAGCGCGACTATTACGAGCGCATCTACACGGTCTGCGAGCAGGTCCCTCGCGGGCAGGTGTCCACCTACGGCGACATCGCGACCATCGTCGGTGACGGCTGCGATGCGCGCATCGTGGGGCACGCCATGGCCGCGCTGGGTGCTCGCGCGGCGACCTGTCCCTGGCAGCGGATCATCAACCGCACGGGTGGCATCAGCACCTCGGGCTACGGCCAGAAAGAGCGACTCGAGGAAGAAGGCGTGGGCTTCGATGAGAAGGGC
This window contains:
- a CDS encoding protein kinase, with protein sequence MGGPAVEQEAARPCVACGAVRETPRCGHCGAADAPGGYCVERVLSQSPHGRVYLAVDASGRRVALKELLFALVPGPEQLDAFEREAAVLRSLSHPDIPRFLASFQEGSGVGTRLYLAQEYLEGESLLQRLEREPLREDEAWSLAEQVLETLDSLHQRRPALLHRDVKPANLILRPGGRVALVDFGSARHLAREVTHGSTLVGTFGYMPPEQLGGTVEPSSDLYALGATLIHALSGRSPADLLDDRLTLAFDADVRVSPALRSFLHTLVAPRRSERFGSAATALDRLRSLRAPPPVTFPAESVVALHPAPVTPTEPVVALHPAPVAPPLTAQAVVLPVEPIAPLATEPVVVLHAAPAVATLEAAPALRRSALRWILLGAAMAVGVGVAATGYLVLTLRADPPPPPPPVVAPPHGGRPVAPIPADEAGGHRHFRTPWQPGSGSR
- a CDS encoding SMI1/KNR4 family protein, translated to MAEPRTESVKWVEKVIEVVRARGWKALDTFDRYRPEAPLFRPLPADVLASLTLPQGAPLPPSLRTWLAFDAGFLAHWGWFELEPTFRWTPRSLQEIARAEYDGEPSPEMDGQPPPELDDSESSGPRDVAWSPYFAVPTMSHAFLLPGGSDTRRVYVLTSEPDAAGDYPVLYTDIDDQPLLAVLYPGLDLYLAETAGLLKPEGVDFNTVREDRRFRSRFRHHERVALAGRREVEWPAEVLAPPRAEVTDVINPFTGIPVQVFSLAREDWTQMLAKLRPSGTRTPFKGASEANLASIEARWGWALPSALRRFLAGVDGLRLGRYHFLSSAELLAEAPQRALAMRAAEQLPPPEGPRLFWAESKADGVLAYLEVQDGEVISFVADEGLVREEPCVETLEALVERARVQD
- a CDS encoding MGMT family protein; the encoded protein is MSTPTARDERDYYERIYTVCEQVPRGQVSTYGDIATIVGDGCDARIVGHAMAALGARAATCPWQRIINRTGGISTSGYGQKERLEEEGVGFDEKGHVLMSAHQWAGPTEEWTRARGFQPLPPKTPQGGPSTQLSLF